A single Anabas testudineus chromosome 10, fAnaTes1.2, whole genome shotgun sequence DNA region contains:
- the adamts2 gene encoding mucin-5AC isoform X1 produces MSLIELGNPSQSLENVCRWAFLQQKQDTGDAEYHDHAIFLTRQEFGPTGMQGYAPVTGMCHPVRSCTLNHEDGFSSAFVVAHETGHVLGMEHDGQGNRCGDEVHMGSIMAPLVQAAFHRFHWSRCSMQELGRYLHSYDCLRDDPFDHNWPSLPQLPGLHYSMNEQCRFDFGVGYTMCTALQKVGQLGTQYRPFDPCKQLWCSHPDNPFFCKTKKGPPIDGTMCGDGKHCFKGHCIWLTPDIIKQDGNWGSWSEFGQCSRTCGGGVQFRTRDCDNPRPANGGRTCVGATYQFQMCNTNECEDIYSDIREEQCRVWDSRFELHSNQQHWLPYEHSEPNKRCHLHCQSKETRDVVFMQRMVLDGTRCSYKDPHSVCVRGECEKVGCDGVVGSSKQEDKCGVCGGDNSSCKTFKDTISRTAKKQGYLKILEIPTGARHLMIQEPIATSHILAVKNMASGKFFLNGENEYPKSRSIIEKGIEWEYQNDNDKETLQTTGPLRHGILIMMKLNGDEDVNLSYKYIMNVDSDFAIQNNMLVEDSAYEWAPKRWSYCSKSCGGGKQYLRYGCRRKVDSKMVHKSFCNKSNMKPRGDTRDCNQKPCPPPIWVTGEWQNCSKPCGKTGMQVRSVSCVQPLDDNTTRAIHNKYCNDDRPESRRPCNRHPCPTQWRVGPWSQCSVTCGNGTQQRQALCHTRDNTIGLCLDSKPDTIRVCRMDPCPKGSSDLNKNGNILIQWLSRPNPSFPKISSRQRCHGDRSVFCRMQVLKRYCSLPDYRRICCKSCSNVNATELLANSTSRSTPVTSIQPSVTPSIIFTAGYTTIRPTTTAIPTISDSTVNPWTITDPPTFTTLGSHTTSASLTSTKMVTSHAPAATSNPVLYNAFLTATTSATITSPSIIAHPLPLPVPDIDQSTAPPLQSTVNSLTTPGMITTKDLQGTASPTMMNPAESSTKTDNTLKSQPKKNITPKKNPKKVFSPKISPKVSKVDTVPNNTTRKYIPKTNAKKKTNTAPKKNTPKEAPTPKTTTPDKTNPKKIFSVKKNPQKTPQVNTTPQTTNAATTILKITTPVSVTLFQIIPDKTTPKKNTPDKTTPKKTTPDKTTPKKTTPDKTTPKKTTPDKTTPKKTTPDKTTPKKTTPDKITPKKITPVKKNPQKTPQGNTTPQTTVAATTILKITTPASVTLFQTIPDKTTPKKTTPEKTTPKKLIPDKTTPKKTTPDKTTPKKTTPDKTTPKKTTPDKTTPKKLIPDKTTPKKTIPDKTTPKKTTPDKTTPKKITPVKKNPQKTPQGNTTPQTTPASITLFQTIPDKTTPKKTTPDKTTSKKTTPDKTTSKKTTPDKTTPKKTTPGKTTPKKTISDKTTPKKNIADKTTPKKTIPGKTTPQKTTPDKTTPKKTTLDKTTPKKTTLDKTTPKATTQDKTTPKKNIPDKTTPKKNIPDKTTPSDRTIPKKTTLAKTTSEAKMKTTSKKEVQSKASSKKNMQPKTTTKLTQTKTNPKKSPRPEPKTLTNSQAKVNQKTPKKKTLKTSSYYTTDPSPYNPEASRRYFTSTISSGANAYGTTTSSPYPESRINATFIRNDTAAVDETPLWYHDSTNIQVTTPSAFNDLRRPTDAINFEPDTIPSESILLSDVTLTSSGDVTVTSGTIISGDDITVPYGNMEVVSNTIILDDSLTMVIPTINGEDMTNLASSPWLDLSEYIPVGVSSATSDPANTTPVTTFTSTTGKTVFTTTTSSPVGPRRRAEENGENNSIDVVYNRSNNVDNDISQNNLIPKRRVNLRERTRNKRIQELLEEKRNFLLRMKRGYTAK; encoded by the exons ATGAGTCTGATCGAGCTGGGGAACCCATCTCAGAGTCTGGAGAACGTGTGTCGCTGGGCcttcctgcagcagaaacaggacACAGGGGACGCCGAGTATCACGACCACGCCATCTTCCTCACACGACAGGAATTTGGCCCCACGGGCATGCAGG GTTACGCCCCAGTAACCGGCATGTGCCATCCCGTAAGGAGCTGCACTTTGAACCACGAGGATGGTTTCTCCTCCGCCTTTGTTGTGGCACATGAGACCGGCCATGT ATTGGGGATGGAGCATGACGGTCAGGGGAACCGCTGTGGAGACGAGGTGCACATGGGCAGCATCATGGCTCCACTGGTGCAAGCTGCCTTCCACCGCTTTCACTGGTCCAGATGTAGCATGCAAGAGCTGGGACGCTACCTTCa TTCCTATGACTGTCTCCGTGACGACCCATTTGACCACAACTGGCCATCACTGCCTCAACTTCCTGGTTTGCATTACTCCATGAATGAACAGTGTCGCTTTGACTTCGGTGTGGGATACACTATGTGCACCGCG CTACAAAAGGTGGGCCAATTAGGAACACAG TATCGCCCATTTGACCCATGTAAGCAGTTGTGGTGTAGCCACCCAGACAATCCCTTCTTCTGCAAGACCAAGAAAGGACCTCCCATAGATGGGACTATGTGTGGGGATGGGAAG CATTGTTTTAAAGGTCACTGCATTTGGTTGACCCCTGACATCATAAAGCAAGATGGAAACTGGGGTTCGTGGAGTGAGTTTGGCCAGTGCTCGCGCACCTGTGGCGGAGGAGTGCAATTTCGCACACGTGACTGTGACAATCCAAG ACCAGCCAACGGAGGCCGCACATGTGTGGGGGCAACTTACCAGTTCCAGATGTGCAACACCAATGAATGTGAGGACATCTACAGTGACATACGAGAGGAGCAGTGCCGTGTTTGGGACTCTCGCTTTGAACTCCACAGCAACCAGCAACACTGGCTGCCTTATGAACACTCAGAGC CTAATAAACGCTGCCACCTGCACTGTCAGTCCAAGGAGACACGAGATGTGGTTTTCATGCAGAGAATGGTGCTCGATGGCACACGGTGCTCATACAAGGACccgcacagtgtgtgtgtgcgtggggaGTGTGAG AAAGTGGGCTGTGATGGTGTGGTGGGCTCATCAAAGCAGGAAGACAAGTGTGGAGTGTGTGGAGGTGACAACTCCAGCTGCAAAACGTTCAAAGACACCATCTCACGTACTGCCAAGAAACAGG GTTATCTCAAAATTCTTGAAATCCCAACAGGGGCGAGACACTTAATGATCCAAGAGCCAATAGCAACCTCACACATACTAG CTGTGAAAAACATGGCATCAGGAAAGTTTTTCTTGAACGGGGAAAACGAATACCCCAAATCACGGTCGATCATAGAGAAGGGCATCGAGTGGGAATATCAGAACGACAATGACAAGGAAACTCTTCAGACCACTGGTCCTCTCAGACATGGAATTCTTATCATG atgAAACTAAATGGAGATGAGGATGTGAATTTGTCTTATAAGTACATAATGAATGTGGACAGTGACTTTGCCATTCAAAACAACATGCTGGTTGAGGACAGTGCCTATGAGTGGGCCCCGAAGAGATGGTCCTATTGCTCCAAGTCCTGTGGTGGAG GGAAGCAGTACCTGCGATATGGCTGCAGAAGAAAAGTTGACAGTAAGATGGTCCATAAGAGTTTCTGTAACAAGTCCAACATGAAACCAAGAGGGGACACCAGAGACTGCAACCAGAAGCCCTGTCCACCACCCAT TTGGGTGACAGGGGAGTGGCAGAATTGCAGCAAACCGTGTGGAAAGACGGGCATGCAAGTACGCTCGGTCAGCTGTGTTCAGCCATTAGATGACAACACCACTCGCGCCATCCACAATAAATACTGCAATGATGATCGTCCCGAGTCCCGGAGACCCTGCAACCGTCATCCCTGCCCAACCCAGTGGCGGGTTGGGCCGTGGTCACAG TGCTCTGTCACATGTGGTAATGGGACTCAGCAGAGGCAGGCTCTGTGCCACACCAGGGACAACACCATCGGCCTGTGTCTGGACAGTAAGCCAGATACCATCAGAGTCTGTCGCATGGATCCATGTCCCA AGGGCTCGTCTGACCTCAACAAGAACGGCAACATCCTGATCCAGTGGCTGTCTCGCCCAAACCCCAGCTTCCCGAAGATCTCGTCAC GCCAGCGTTGTCATGGAGACCGCTCAGTTTTCTGTCGTATGCAGGTCCTGAAGCGTTACTGCTCTCTACCGGACTACAGGCGCATATGCTGCAAGTCCTGCAGCAATGTTAATGCCACGGAGCTTCTAGCCAACTCCACCTCCAGGTCCACCCCAGTCACCTCCATCCAGCCCAGTGTTACACCCTCTATCATCTTCACCGCTGGCTACACCACCATCCGACCCACCACAACTGCCATCCCCACCATTTCAGATTCAACTGTAAATCCCTGGACCATCACAGACCCACCTACTTTCACCACTCTGGGTTCTCATACCACCTCAGCCTCACTCACCTCCACAAAAATGGTTACCAGTCATGCACCAGCTGCTACAAGTAACCCTGTGCTCTATAATGCCTTTCTCACAGCAACCACCTCTGCTACTATAACTTCTCCCAGTATTATTGCTCATCCTCTACCTCTGCCTGTTCCAGACATAGACCAGAGCACAGCTCCACCATTACAGAGTACTGTGAATAGTCTAACAACACCTGGAATGATAACCACCAAAGACCTTCAAGGAACAGCCAGTCCAACAATGATGAATCCAGcagaaagcagcacaaaaacagacaacacactCAAATCACAGCCAAAAAAGAATATTACACCAAAGAAAAATCCCAAAAAGGTGTTTTCACCAAAGATCTCTCCAAAAGTATCAAAAGTTGATACTGTACCAAATAATACTACAAGAAAATATATTCcaaagacaaatgcaaaaaagaaaacaaatactgCTCCAAAAAAGAATACACCAAAAGAGGCTCCAACTCCCAAAACGACTActccagacaaaacaaatcctAAAAAGATATTTTCAGTGAAAAAGAATCCCCAAAAAACTCCTCAAGTGAACACAACTCCGCAAACGACTAATGCAGCCACCACAATTCTCAAAATCACCACTCCAGTAAGCGTAACGCTATTCCAGATTATTCCAGATAAAACAACTCCCAAAAAGAATACTCCAGACAAAACGACTCCCAAAAAGACTACTCCAGACAAAACGACTCCCAAAAAGACTACTCCAGACAAAACAACTCCCAAAAAGACTACTCCAGACAAAACGACTCCCAAAAAGACTACTCCAGATAAAACAACTCCTAAAAAGACTACTCCAGACAAAATAACTCCTAAAAAGATAACTCCAGTCAAAAAGAATCCCCAAAAAACTCCTCAAGGAAACACAACTCCGCAAACGACTGTTGCAGCCACCACAATTCTCAAAATCACCACTCCAGCAAGCGTAACTCTATTCCAGACTATTCCAGATAAAACAACTCCCAAAAAGACTACTCCAGAAAAAACAACTCCTAAAAAGTTAATTCCAGATAAAACAACTCCCAAAAAGACTACTCCAGACAAAACGACTCCGAAAAAGACTACTCCAGATAAAACGACTCCTAAAAAGACTACTCCAGACAAAACAACTCCTAAAAAGTTAATTCCAGACAAAACAACTCCCAAAAAGACTATTCCAGATAAAACGACTCCCAAAAAGACTACTCCAGATAAAACAACTCCTAAAAAGATAACGCCAGTAAAAAAGAATCCCCAAAAAACTCCTCAAGGAAACACAACTCCGCAAACCACTCCAGCAAGCATAACTCTATTCCAGACTATTCCAGACAAAACGACTCCCAAAAAGACTACTCCAGACAAAACGACTTCCAAAAAGACTACTCCAGATAAAACGACTTCCAAAAAGACTACTCCAGATAAAACGACTCCCAAAAAGACTACTCCAGGCAAAACGACTCCCAAAAAGACTATTTCAGATAAAACGACTCccaaaaaaaacattgcagacAAAACAACTCCCAAAAAGACTATTCCAGGTAAAACAACACCCCAAAAGACCACTCCAGACAAAACAACTCCCAAAAAGACTACTCTAGACAAAACAACTCCCAAAAAGACTACTCTAGACAAAACAACTCCCAAAGCGACAACTCAAGACAAAACAACTcctaaaaaaaatattccagACAAAACAACTcctaaaaaaaatattccagACAAAACAACTCCTTCAGATAGAACAATTCCTAAAAAGACTACTCTAGCAAAGACTACTTCTGaggcaaaaatgaaaacaacatccaAAAAGGAGGTTCAATCAAAGGCCAGTTCCAAAAAGAACATGCAACCAAAGACAACGACAAAACTAactcaaacaaagacaaacccTAAAAAGAGCCCCAGACCAGAGCCCAAAACTCTTACAAATTCACAGGCCAAGGTTAATCAGAAAaccccaaaaaagaaaacacttaaaacatCATCTTATTACACCACAGATCCCTCTCCCTATAACCCAGAAGCATCAAGAAGATACTTTACTTCCACTATTTCCTCTGGCGCTAATGCATATGGTACAACAACAAGCTCGCCTTACCCTGAGTCAAGAATCAATGCCACATTTATCAGGAATGACACAGCGGCTGTGGATGAAACTCCACTGTGGTATCATGACAGCACAAACATTCAAGTAACAACACCCAGTGCCTTCAATGATCTCAGAAGACCCACTGATGCCATTAATTTTGAGCCTGACACAATACCCAGTGAAAGTATACTACTTAGTGATGTCACACTGACCAGCAGTGGTGATGTCACAGTTACAAGCGGGACCATTATCAGCGGTGATGACATCACTGTGCCCTACGGCAACATGGAAGTGGTCAGTAACACTATTATACTTGACGACAGCCTCACCATGGTGATCCCTACCATCAACGGTGAGGATATGACAAATCTGGCTTCCTCACCCTGGTTGGACTTATCCGAGTACATCCCTGTAGGGGTTTCCTCGGCAACCTCAGACCCTGCAAACACTACACCTGTCACCACTTTCACTTCAACTACAGGAAAAACAGTCTTCACAACAACCACCAGCTCTCCTGTGGGACCTCGGCGAAGAGCCGAGGAGAATGGTGAGAACAACTCTATCGACGTCGTATACAACAGGAGCAACAACGTGGACAATGACATCTCTCAGAACAACCTGATCCCAAAACGCAGAGTCAACCTTCGAGAAAGAACCAGGAACAAACGCATTCAGGAGCTTCTGGAGGAGAAGCGTAACTTTCTCCTCAGGATGAAGAGAGGTTATACAGCAAAGTAG
- the adamts2 gene encoding mucin-5AC isoform X2 translates to MSLIELGNPSQSLENVCRWAFLQQKQDTGDAEYHDHAIFLTRQEFGPTGMQGYAPVTGMCHPVRSCTLNHEDGFSSAFVVAHETGHVLGMEHDGQGNRCGDEVHMGSIMAPLVQAAFHRFHWSRCSMQELGRYLHSYDCLRDDPFDHNWPSLPQLPGLHYSMNEQCRFDFGVGYTMCTAYRPFDPCKQLWCSHPDNPFFCKTKKGPPIDGTMCGDGKHCFKGHCIWLTPDIIKQDGNWGSWSEFGQCSRTCGGGVQFRTRDCDNPRPANGGRTCVGATYQFQMCNTNECEDIYSDIREEQCRVWDSRFELHSNQQHWLPYEHSEPNKRCHLHCQSKETRDVVFMQRMVLDGTRCSYKDPHSVCVRGECEKVGCDGVVGSSKQEDKCGVCGGDNSSCKTFKDTISRTAKKQGYLKILEIPTGARHLMIQEPIATSHILAVKNMASGKFFLNGENEYPKSRSIIEKGIEWEYQNDNDKETLQTTGPLRHGILIMMKLNGDEDVNLSYKYIMNVDSDFAIQNNMLVEDSAYEWAPKRWSYCSKSCGGGKQYLRYGCRRKVDSKMVHKSFCNKSNMKPRGDTRDCNQKPCPPPIWVTGEWQNCSKPCGKTGMQVRSVSCVQPLDDNTTRAIHNKYCNDDRPESRRPCNRHPCPTQWRVGPWSQCSVTCGNGTQQRQALCHTRDNTIGLCLDSKPDTIRVCRMDPCPKGSSDLNKNGNILIQWLSRPNPSFPKISSRQRCHGDRSVFCRMQVLKRYCSLPDYRRICCKSCSNVNATELLANSTSRSTPVTSIQPSVTPSIIFTAGYTTIRPTTTAIPTISDSTVNPWTITDPPTFTTLGSHTTSASLTSTKMVTSHAPAATSNPVLYNAFLTATTSATITSPSIIAHPLPLPVPDIDQSTAPPLQSTVNSLTTPGMITTKDLQGTASPTMMNPAESSTKTDNTLKSQPKKNITPKKNPKKVFSPKISPKVSKVDTVPNNTTRKYIPKTNAKKKTNTAPKKNTPKEAPTPKTTTPDKTNPKKIFSVKKNPQKTPQVNTTPQTTNAATTILKITTPVSVTLFQIIPDKTTPKKNTPDKTTPKKTTPDKTTPKKTTPDKTTPKKTTPDKTTPKKTTPDKTTPKKTTPDKITPKKITPVKKNPQKTPQGNTTPQTTVAATTILKITTPASVTLFQTIPDKTTPKKTTPEKTTPKKLIPDKTTPKKTTPDKTTPKKTTPDKTTPKKTTPDKTTPKKLIPDKTTPKKTIPDKTTPKKTTPDKTTPKKITPVKKNPQKTPQGNTTPQTTPASITLFQTIPDKTTPKKTTPDKTTSKKTTPDKTTSKKTTPDKTTPKKTTPGKTTPKKTISDKTTPKKNIADKTTPKKTIPGKTTPQKTTPDKTTPKKTTLDKTTPKKTTLDKTTPKATTQDKTTPKKNIPDKTTPKKNIPDKTTPSDRTIPKKTTLAKTTSEAKMKTTSKKEVQSKASSKKNMQPKTTTKLTQTKTNPKKSPRPEPKTLTNSQAKVNQKTPKKKTLKTSSYYTTDPSPYNPEASRRYFTSTISSGANAYGTTTSSPYPESRINATFIRNDTAAVDETPLWYHDSTNIQVTTPSAFNDLRRPTDAINFEPDTIPSESILLSDVTLTSSGDVTVTSGTIISGDDITVPYGNMEVVSNTIILDDSLTMVIPTINGEDMTNLASSPWLDLSEYIPVGVSSATSDPANTTPVTTFTSTTGKTVFTTTTSSPVGPRRRAEENGENNSIDVVYNRSNNVDNDISQNNLIPKRRVNLRERTRNKRIQELLEEKRNFLLRMKRGYTAK, encoded by the exons ATGAGTCTGATCGAGCTGGGGAACCCATCTCAGAGTCTGGAGAACGTGTGTCGCTGGGCcttcctgcagcagaaacaggacACAGGGGACGCCGAGTATCACGACCACGCCATCTTCCTCACACGACAGGAATTTGGCCCCACGGGCATGCAGG GTTACGCCCCAGTAACCGGCATGTGCCATCCCGTAAGGAGCTGCACTTTGAACCACGAGGATGGTTTCTCCTCCGCCTTTGTTGTGGCACATGAGACCGGCCATGT ATTGGGGATGGAGCATGACGGTCAGGGGAACCGCTGTGGAGACGAGGTGCACATGGGCAGCATCATGGCTCCACTGGTGCAAGCTGCCTTCCACCGCTTTCACTGGTCCAGATGTAGCATGCAAGAGCTGGGACGCTACCTTCa TTCCTATGACTGTCTCCGTGACGACCCATTTGACCACAACTGGCCATCACTGCCTCAACTTCCTGGTTTGCATTACTCCATGAATGAACAGTGTCGCTTTGACTTCGGTGTGGGATACACTATGTGCACCGCG TATCGCCCATTTGACCCATGTAAGCAGTTGTGGTGTAGCCACCCAGACAATCCCTTCTTCTGCAAGACCAAGAAAGGACCTCCCATAGATGGGACTATGTGTGGGGATGGGAAG CATTGTTTTAAAGGTCACTGCATTTGGTTGACCCCTGACATCATAAAGCAAGATGGAAACTGGGGTTCGTGGAGTGAGTTTGGCCAGTGCTCGCGCACCTGTGGCGGAGGAGTGCAATTTCGCACACGTGACTGTGACAATCCAAG ACCAGCCAACGGAGGCCGCACATGTGTGGGGGCAACTTACCAGTTCCAGATGTGCAACACCAATGAATGTGAGGACATCTACAGTGACATACGAGAGGAGCAGTGCCGTGTTTGGGACTCTCGCTTTGAACTCCACAGCAACCAGCAACACTGGCTGCCTTATGAACACTCAGAGC CTAATAAACGCTGCCACCTGCACTGTCAGTCCAAGGAGACACGAGATGTGGTTTTCATGCAGAGAATGGTGCTCGATGGCACACGGTGCTCATACAAGGACccgcacagtgtgtgtgtgcgtggggaGTGTGAG AAAGTGGGCTGTGATGGTGTGGTGGGCTCATCAAAGCAGGAAGACAAGTGTGGAGTGTGTGGAGGTGACAACTCCAGCTGCAAAACGTTCAAAGACACCATCTCACGTACTGCCAAGAAACAGG GTTATCTCAAAATTCTTGAAATCCCAACAGGGGCGAGACACTTAATGATCCAAGAGCCAATAGCAACCTCACACATACTAG CTGTGAAAAACATGGCATCAGGAAAGTTTTTCTTGAACGGGGAAAACGAATACCCCAAATCACGGTCGATCATAGAGAAGGGCATCGAGTGGGAATATCAGAACGACAATGACAAGGAAACTCTTCAGACCACTGGTCCTCTCAGACATGGAATTCTTATCATG atgAAACTAAATGGAGATGAGGATGTGAATTTGTCTTATAAGTACATAATGAATGTGGACAGTGACTTTGCCATTCAAAACAACATGCTGGTTGAGGACAGTGCCTATGAGTGGGCCCCGAAGAGATGGTCCTATTGCTCCAAGTCCTGTGGTGGAG GGAAGCAGTACCTGCGATATGGCTGCAGAAGAAAAGTTGACAGTAAGATGGTCCATAAGAGTTTCTGTAACAAGTCCAACATGAAACCAAGAGGGGACACCAGAGACTGCAACCAGAAGCCCTGTCCACCACCCAT TTGGGTGACAGGGGAGTGGCAGAATTGCAGCAAACCGTGTGGAAAGACGGGCATGCAAGTACGCTCGGTCAGCTGTGTTCAGCCATTAGATGACAACACCACTCGCGCCATCCACAATAAATACTGCAATGATGATCGTCCCGAGTCCCGGAGACCCTGCAACCGTCATCCCTGCCCAACCCAGTGGCGGGTTGGGCCGTGGTCACAG TGCTCTGTCACATGTGGTAATGGGACTCAGCAGAGGCAGGCTCTGTGCCACACCAGGGACAACACCATCGGCCTGTGTCTGGACAGTAAGCCAGATACCATCAGAGTCTGTCGCATGGATCCATGTCCCA AGGGCTCGTCTGACCTCAACAAGAACGGCAACATCCTGATCCAGTGGCTGTCTCGCCCAAACCCCAGCTTCCCGAAGATCTCGTCAC GCCAGCGTTGTCATGGAGACCGCTCAGTTTTCTGTCGTATGCAGGTCCTGAAGCGTTACTGCTCTCTACCGGACTACAGGCGCATATGCTGCAAGTCCTGCAGCAATGTTAATGCCACGGAGCTTCTAGCCAACTCCACCTCCAGGTCCACCCCAGTCACCTCCATCCAGCCCAGTGTTACACCCTCTATCATCTTCACCGCTGGCTACACCACCATCCGACCCACCACAACTGCCATCCCCACCATTTCAGATTCAACTGTAAATCCCTGGACCATCACAGACCCACCTACTTTCACCACTCTGGGTTCTCATACCACCTCAGCCTCACTCACCTCCACAAAAATGGTTACCAGTCATGCACCAGCTGCTACAAGTAACCCTGTGCTCTATAATGCCTTTCTCACAGCAACCACCTCTGCTACTATAACTTCTCCCAGTATTATTGCTCATCCTCTACCTCTGCCTGTTCCAGACATAGACCAGAGCACAGCTCCACCATTACAGAGTACTGTGAATAGTCTAACAACACCTGGAATGATAACCACCAAAGACCTTCAAGGAACAGCCAGTCCAACAATGATGAATCCAGcagaaagcagcacaaaaacagacaacacactCAAATCACAGCCAAAAAAGAATATTACACCAAAGAAAAATCCCAAAAAGGTGTTTTCACCAAAGATCTCTCCAAAAGTATCAAAAGTTGATACTGTACCAAATAATACTACAAGAAAATATATTCcaaagacaaatgcaaaaaagaaaacaaatactgCTCCAAAAAAGAATACACCAAAAGAGGCTCCAACTCCCAAAACGACTActccagacaaaacaaatcctAAAAAGATATTTTCAGTGAAAAAGAATCCCCAAAAAACTCCTCAAGTGAACACAACTCCGCAAACGACTAATGCAGCCACCACAATTCTCAAAATCACCACTCCAGTAAGCGTAACGCTATTCCAGATTATTCCAGATAAAACAACTCCCAAAAAGAATACTCCAGACAAAACGACTCCCAAAAAGACTACTCCAGACAAAACGACTCCCAAAAAGACTACTCCAGACAAAACAACTCCCAAAAAGACTACTCCAGACAAAACGACTCCCAAAAAGACTACTCCAGATAAAACAACTCCTAAAAAGACTACTCCAGACAAAATAACTCCTAAAAAGATAACTCCAGTCAAAAAGAATCCCCAAAAAACTCCTCAAGGAAACACAACTCCGCAAACGACTGTTGCAGCCACCACAATTCTCAAAATCACCACTCCAGCAAGCGTAACTCTATTCCAGACTATTCCAGATAAAACAACTCCCAAAAAGACTACTCCAGAAAAAACAACTCCTAAAAAGTTAATTCCAGATAAAACAACTCCCAAAAAGACTACTCCAGACAAAACGACTCCGAAAAAGACTACTCCAGATAAAACGACTCCTAAAAAGACTACTCCAGACAAAACAACTCCTAAAAAGTTAATTCCAGACAAAACAACTCCCAAAAAGACTATTCCAGATAAAACGACTCCCAAAAAGACTACTCCAGATAAAACAACTCCTAAAAAGATAACGCCAGTAAAAAAGAATCCCCAAAAAACTCCTCAAGGAAACACAACTCCGCAAACCACTCCAGCAAGCATAACTCTATTCCAGACTATTCCAGACAAAACGACTCCCAAAAAGACTACTCCAGACAAAACGACTTCCAAAAAGACTACTCCAGATAAAACGACTTCCAAAAAGACTACTCCAGATAAAACGACTCCCAAAAAGACTACTCCAGGCAAAACGACTCCCAAAAAGACTATTTCAGATAAAACGACTCccaaaaaaaacattgcagacAAAACAACTCCCAAAAAGACTATTCCAGGTAAAACAACACCCCAAAAGACCACTCCAGACAAAACAACTCCCAAAAAGACTACTCTAGACAAAACAACTCCCAAAAAGACTACTCTAGACAAAACAACTCCCAAAGCGACAACTCAAGACAAAACAACTcctaaaaaaaatattccagACAAAACAACTcctaaaaaaaatattccagACAAAACAACTCCTTCAGATAGAACAATTCCTAAAAAGACTACTCTAGCAAAGACTACTTCTGaggcaaaaatgaaaacaacatccaAAAAGGAGGTTCAATCAAAGGCCAGTTCCAAAAAGAACATGCAACCAAAGACAACGACAAAACTAactcaaacaaagacaaacccTAAAAAGAGCCCCAGACCAGAGCCCAAAACTCTTACAAATTCACAGGCCAAGGTTAATCAGAAAaccccaaaaaagaaaacacttaaaacatCATCTTATTACACCACAGATCCCTCTCCCTATAACCCAGAAGCATCAAGAAGATACTTTACTTCCACTATTTCCTCTGGCGCTAATGCATATGGTACAACAACAAGCTCGCCTTACCCTGAGTCAAGAATCAATGCCACATTTATCAGGAATGACACAGCGGCTGTGGATGAAACTCCACTGTGGTATCATGACAGCACAAACATTCAAGTAACAACACCCAGTGCCTTCAATGATCTCAGAAGACCCACTGATGCCATTAATTTTGAGCCTGACACAATACCCAGTGAAAGTATACTACTTAGTGATGTCACACTGACCAGCAGTGGTGATGTCACAGTTACAAGCGGGACCATTATCAGCGGTGATGACATCACTGTGCCCTACGGCAACATGGAAGTGGTCAGTAACACTATTATACTTGACGACAGCCTCACCATGGTGATCCCTACCATCAACGGTGAGGATATGACAAATCTGGCTTCCTCACCCTGGTTGGACTTATCCGAGTACATCCCTGTAGGGGTTTCCTCGGCAACCTCAGACCCTGCAAACACTACACCTGTCACCACTTTCACTTCAACTACAGGAAAAACAGTCTTCACAACAACCACCAGCTCTCCTGTGGGACCTCGGCGAAGAGCCGAGGAGAATGGTGAGAACAACTCTATCGACGTCGTATACAACAGGAGCAACAACGTGGACAATGACATCTCTCAGAACAACCTGATCCCAAAACGCAGAGTCAACCTTCGAGAAAGAACCAGGAACAAACGCATTCAGGAGCTTCTGGAGGAGAAGCGTAACTTTCTCCTCAGGATGAAGAGAGGTTATACAGCAAAGTAG